A DNA window from Nerophis lumbriciformis linkage group LG33, RoL_Nlum_v2.1, whole genome shotgun sequence contains the following coding sequences:
- the LOC133575885 gene encoding phospholipid phosphatase 1-like → MFEASGVPFILLDITCLILVGLPFFVLTPQHSPFKRGFFCDDKSIRYPLKEDTISYQLLGGVMIPFTLIVIICGECLSVYLSRITNQTMGPKYVACVYKAVGCYLFGAAASQSLTDIAKYSIGRLRPHFLAVCNPLWDRINCKAGGYVQNFTCTGDTFLVEEARLSFYSGHSSFSMYCMLFLVLYIQARLKAKWVRLLRPTLQFFLLATAIYVGLSRVSDYKHHWSDVLAGLLQGGAVAIFAVCCVSNFFEQPVEAGVTQEGKGQHTCLQENPPNSNHYGSTG, encoded by the exons ATGTTTGAAGCTTCTGGAGTGCCATTCATCCTGTTGGACATCACTTGTCTCATCCTTG TGGGACTTCCCTTTTTCGTCCTGACGCCTCAGCACAGTCCGTTCAAACGAGGCTTCTTTTGTGACGACAAGTCCATCCGCTACCCTCTCAAAGAGGACACCATATCCTACCAGCTGCTGGGGGGTGTCATGATCCCCTTCACGCTCATTGTT ATCATCTGTGGCGAGTGTCTATCCGTGTACCTGTCTCGCATCACGAACCAGACCATGGGCCCCAAATACGTGGCATGTGTCTACAAGGCGGTAGGCTGCTACTTGTTCGGGGCGGCAGCCAGTCAGTCGTTGACGGACATCGCCAAGTACTCCATAGGGCGTCTGCGGCCGCACTTCTTGGCGGTGTGCAACCCGCTGTGGGATCGCATCAACTGCAAAGCAGGAGGATACGTGCAGAACTTCACCTGCACTGGGGACACGTTCCTAGTGGAAGAGGCCAG ACTGTCCTTCTATTCCGGTCATTCATCTTTCTCCATGTACTGCATGTTGTTTCTTGTT CTGTACATTCAAGCCAGGTTGAAGGCCAAGTGGGTAAGACTCCTGCGCCCCACCCTGCAGTTCTTCCTGCTCGCCACCGCCATATACGTGGGTCTGTCCCGCGTGTCCGACTACAAGCACCATTGGAGCGACGTGCTCGCCGGCCTCCTGCAGGGCGGCGCCGTTGCCATCTTCGCT GTGTGCTGTGTGTCCAACTTCTTCGAGCAACCCGTTGAGGCGGGGGTCACCCAGGAGGGAAAGGGACAGCACACCTGCTTGCAGGAGAACCCACCCAACTCCAACCACTACGGCAGCACTGGCTAA
- the LOC133575653 gene encoding ATP synthase subunit alpha, mitochondrial-like — protein sequence MLSVRVAAALARTLPRRAGLVSKTLPAVCIGVNHLHTHRPWLQKTGTAEVSSILEEKILGADTSADLEETGRVLSIGDGIARVYGLRNVQAEEMVEFSSGLKGMSLNLEPDNVGVVVFGNDKLIKEGDIVKRTGAIVDVPVGEELLGRVVDALGNAIDGKGPLGSKIRRRVGLKAPGIIPRISVREPMQTGIKAVDSLVPIGRGQRELIIGDRQTGKTAIAIDTIINQKRFNEGTDEKKKLYCIYVAIGQKRSTVAQLVKRLTDADAMKYTIVVSATASDAAPLQYLAPYSGCSMGEYFRDNGKHALIIYDDLSKQAVAYRQMSLLLRRPPGREAYPGDVFYLHSRLLERAAKMNDNFGGGSLTALPVIETQAGDVSAYIPTNVISITDGQIFLETELFYKGIRPAINVGLSVSRVGSAAQTKAMKQVAGTMKLELAQYREVAAFAQFGSDLDAATQQLLNRGVRLTELLKQGQYSPMAIEEQVTVIYAGVRGYLDKMEPSKITKFEKAFLQHVLSQQQDLLAAIRADGMISEASDAKLKQVVLTFLSSFE from the exons GTGTCAAAGACTCTGCCAGCGGTCTGCATTGGGGTCAACCACCTCCACACACACAGACCATGGCTGCAGAAAACTG GCACAGCTGAGGTGTCCTCTATTCTGGAAGAGAAGATCTTGGGAGCAGACACCTCAGCAGACTTGGAAGAAACGGGACGTGTGCTGTCCATCGGTGACGGTATTGCTAGGGTGTATGGACTGAGAAACGTGCAGGCTGAAGAGATGGTGGAATTCTCCTCTGGACTCAAG GGTATGTCTCTGAACTTGGAGCCCGACAACGTTGGTGTTGTCGTGTTTGGTAACGACAAGCTGATCAAGGAAGGTGACATTGTCAAGAGGACTGGCGCCATTGTGGACGTCCCCGTTGGTGAGGAGCTGCTTGGTCGCGTAGTGGACGCTCTGGGTAACGCCATCGATGGAAAG GGCCCTCTTGGATCTAAGATACGTAGGCGTGTAGGTCTGAAGGCCCCTGGTATCATCCCTCGTATCTCTGTGAGGGAGCCCATGCAGACGGGCATCAAGGCTGTTGACAGTCTGGTGCCCATTGGCAGAGGCCAGCGAGAGCTCATCATTGGAGACAGGCAGACTGG CAAAACCGCCATTGCCATCGACACCATCATCAACCAGAAGCGTTTCAACGAAGGCACTGACGAGAAGAAGAAGCTCTACTGCATCTACGTGGCCATCGGACAGAAGAGGTCCACCGTGGCTCAGCTGGTCAAGAGGCTGACGGACGCCGACGCAATGAAGTATACTATTGTGGTCTCGGCTACTGCCTCCGACGCCGCCCCCCTGCAGTACCTGGCCCCGTATTCTGGCTGCTCCATGGGCGAGTACTTCAGAGACAACGGCAAGCACGCCCTCATCATCTATGACGATCTGTCCAAGCAG GCCGTTGCCTACCGTCAAATGTCCCTACTGCTGCGTCGGCCTCCCGGCCGCGAAGCCTACCCCGGCGACGTCTTCTACTTGCATTCGCGTCTGCTGGAGAGAGCCGCCAAAATGAATGACAACTTCGGAGGCGGCTCCCTCACAGCTCTCCCTGTCATCGAGACCCAGGCCGGCGACGTGTCCGCCTACATCCCCACCAACGTCATCTCCATCACAGACGGGCAG ATTTTCTTGGAGACAGAGCTGTTCTACAAGGGTATCCGTCCTGCCATCAACGTGGGTCTCTCCGTGTCCAGAGTGGGTTCTGCTGCCCAGACCAAAGCCATGAAGCAG GTGGCCGGTACCATGAAGCTGGAGCTGGCCCAGTACCGTGAGGTGGCCGCTTTTGCTCAGTTCGGTTCAGATTTGGACGCCGCCACGCAACAGCTCCTCAACAGGGGCGTCAGGCTCACTGAGCTGCTCAAGCAAGGACAGTACT CTCCCATGGCCATCGAGGAGCAGGTGACAGTTATTTACGCCGGAGTCAGGGGTTACCTGGACAAGATGGAGCCCAGCAAGATCACAAAGTTCGAGAAGGCTTTCCTGCAGCACGTCCTCAGCCAGCAACAAGACCTGCTCGCTGCAATCAG GGCTGACGGCATGATCTCGGAGGCATCCGATGCCAAACTGAAGCAGGTAGTTCTGACCTTCCTGTCCAGTTTTGAGTAA